The DNA window cagcaacatacaaaatcaacaacaacaagcaaaagcaagcaacaacaaacggaAAAGGTGTCATCATCAACGCGTTTAGACCATGAGGAACGTATTGATGGTTGCCGAGAAGCCCTCGCTGGCTGCCTCATTAGCTGCAATACTTTCAAATGGACGAAGCGTACCAAGGCGAGGTAAGCAATCCAACACAATTATTGATGCCCAAAATTGGGagataatataaaattacttaCAGGTAACAGTAGTTGCTCCACGCACGAATGGTCGGGCCAGTTCCGCAATGAGGGTACTGTACACTTTAAGATGACATCAGTGTGCGGTCATGTGATGTCACTGGATTTTATTAGTAAATTCAACTCCTGGGATAAGGTGGATCCCGTAGAACTTTTTGGTTGTCCAACCGAAAAGAAGGAATGCAATCCGAAGCAACAAATGCGCTCGTTTCTGGCACAGGAAGCGCGCGGCTGCGATACTTTGGTGCTCTGGCTCGATTGTGACAAGGAGGGTGAGAATATATGCTTTGAGGTCATGGATGCTGTGCAGCATGTCATACAGAATGTGTATAGTCCTAAAGTGACGTACCGTGCACATTTCTCGGCTATAACCGAAAAAGATATAAAGGGTGCAATGGAAAAACTTGGCCATCCCAATGAAAATGAGGCGAAGTCGGTGGACGCGCGACAGGAATTAGATTTGCGCATTGGTTGTGCCTTTACACGCTTCCAGACCAAATTTTTTCAAGGACGATATGGGGATCTAGACTCGTCGCTCATTTCGTACGGACCCTGCCAAACGCCCACTCTGGGCTTTTGCGTTAAACGTCATGATGATATACAAAACTTCAAGCCCGAAAGCTTTTGGTATCTGCAGATGCTTGCTGGCCATCCGGAGTTTACGCTGGATTGGGAGCGTGGGCGAGTCTTCAAAAAAGACCTTACCAATATGCTGCTCAATCGCGTCAAGGAGCACAAAGTGGCCACGTAAGCCAAGACATAACAATTGATGTTGtaattctattatttttttcatcgCAGCGTGGAGAGCGTCACCACCAAGGAAGCGTTCAAGAGCAAGCCGCAGGCTTTGAATACGGTGGAGCTGATGAGGATTTGCAGCTCTGGCTTGGGCATCGGTCCCTTTCAAGCCATGCAAATTGCGGAACGTCTTTATACTCAAGGATATATAAGTTATCCGCGCACAGAGACCAATCAGTATCCGGAGAACTTTGACCTTCATGCCGTgatgcacgtgctgacgccgTCAAGTGACTTTGGCGCAGAGGCCCGCGCCATATCAAGCGATTTTCAAACGCCGCGTAAGGGTAAGGATGCTGGCGACCATCCGCCCATAACGCCCATGAAGCTTGCTCAACGCAGTGAGTTTGATCGTGACACCTGGCGTGTCTACGAGTTCATTTGCCGTCACTTTATGGGCACAGTGTCGCGGGATCTAAAATATCGCGTAACCACAGTCAAACTCCGTGCCGGCGGCGAAGGTTTCAGCTGCACCAGCAACGTGTTAATCGATGCGGGTTACACCAAGGTTATGACCTGGCTCGCCTTTGGTAAAGATGAGGCCATTCCACCGTTTGTTCAGGGCACAAAAGTGGCCATCAATGATGTGCGCATGTCAGAGGGCCAAACGGGTCCGCCTGATTACCTCACCGAGGCTGAGCTTATAACGCTCATGGAGCAGCATGCCATTGGCACTGACGCCTCCATACCGGTGCACATTAATAACATATGCCAGCGCAATTATGTGCGCATTGAAACCGGACGCAAGCTCATACCCACTACGCTGGGCATTGTGCTGGTGCATGGCTATCAAAAGATCGATCCAGAACTAGTGCTTCCAACCATGCGTTCGGAAGTGGAGCATGCGCTGACGCTGATTGCCAAGGGCTCAGCTGATTTCAAAGCTGTGCTGCGCCATGCCATTAGAatctttaagcttaaattcaTGTATTTTGTGGATCACATTCTAAGCATGGACATGCTCTTTGAAATAAACTTCTCCCCGCTGGCAGAGTCCGGCAAGGCGCATTCGCGCTGCGGCAAGTGTCGACGCTACATGAAATATATACAGGTAAGATGTAGTTAATTCCCACAAAACTTTCATTAATCTATATATATCCTTTTGCAGACCAAACCTGCGCGTTTGTATTGCACGACCTGCGATGAGAATTACACGCTGCCCAATGGCAATGTAAAGGTGTATCGAGAGTATAAGTGTCCGCTGGATGATTTTGAGCTGTTGGCCTTCTCCACGGGCGCTAAGGGGCGTTCGTTTCCATTTTGCCCGTACTGCTACAATCATCCGCCATTCAGGGACATGCCCAAGTTATCTGGCTGCAATTCCTGCACGCACCCCAGCTGCCCACACTCACTCTACACGTTGGGCATATCAAGTTGCGTTGAGTGCGAGACTGGCATTCTCGTCTTGGACTGCACGCTATCGCCCTCTTGGAAGATGGTCTGCAATCGTTGTGATGTCATTATTAACTGCTTCAAAGGAGCCGTTAAAGTCACTGTCGAAGGTCAGTACACCACTTTTGTGCTCATAACTTATCTCTtatgaataatataaataatttttttagatATCAGATGCCAAGATTGCGGTGCACAGGTGGTTAATGTTGTGTACAAACCGGAGAAGTCAAAATTCAAGGATGGCAGCGAGGAAAAAACGGGCTGCGTATTCTGTTCGATGGATTTTGCACATCTGGTGGAAAAACATCGAGCTGTGGCCTCGCGGCAAGTAAGAAATGGCGGTCCTCGTGGTGGCCCTCCTGGTGGCAACGCTGGCGCATTAGTTAATGGTCATGGTCGCGGTGGACGCGGTGGTCGGCCGCCTAGGGACAAAATGGCACAATTGGCGGCATATTTCGTATGACAGTCAATAGATTTCGAGGATATGATGTTATcccaaaaatgcatttaattctGTAATTCACATTTTCGCGGTcataaaaaaactttaaaatttgtgtAATTCACATTTTGTcgttaataaacaaactgtaAAATACCATACATTGTTTTGTTCCATGGATTTTGTCGATTTCAGAACTGCGCGGTCGATAGCGATACGATACGAGCCGTGCTGGATGGCTCGATAAGTGCGCGGAAAAATCTATCGCAACCATAGTCATCTGCTCGATAGTATATCGATGTATCGATATTCACTTTATGTTTTTGCATACAACTGACACTGACAAGACAAGCAAATAGTTTAAGCACCgactaatatttttattgttttgtttcatttgaattgtttttgatAACATTGTCGGTCTACGGCAACTAAATGGACAAATTGATCAAAATGATGAACCACCGATCTGAAATAATTGTGGGCGACAAATACAGAATTATACGTAAAATTGGTAAGTGACAGTGGCCCAGCAGCGACCAGCagtcaaaatattatttgcgtTTCCTAGCATACTTGCTATTACCAAAAGGCATGGTCATTGTCAGTGTAGACATTTTTACGCAGTCAAGTGACTAAGCCATGCATTGGTCGGTTCGTGTGTCGTATTGGTCACATTGTCTGACTGATTTGTTTTCAACAGGCAGCGGCTCCTTTGGCGACATCTATCTGGGAGTAAGCATACAATGCGGCGAGAAGGTCGCTATTAAAATGGAGGCCACCAATGCGCGTCATCCACAGCTGCTTTACGAATACAAGCTCTATCGTGTGCTAAGTGGCGGTGTCGGTATACCGCGTATACGCTTCTACGGCAATGAAAAGAACTTTAACATACTAGTGATGGATTTGCTTGGGCCATCGCTGGAGGACTTGTTCAATTTTTGTAGTCGCCATTTCACCATCAAGACGGTGCTTATGTTGGTGGATCAGATGATTGGACGCTTGGATTATGTGCACTTGAAGTGCTTCATTCATCGCGATATTAAACCAGATAACTTCCTTATGGGCATTGGGCGTTATTGCAATAAACTCTTCTTGATTGACTTTGGGCTGGCCAAAAAGTATCGCGATCCACACAAGCGCATGCATATTCCCTATCGCGAAGAGAAGAACCTGACAGGCACCGCACGTTACGCATCCATAAACGCACACATGGGCATCGAGCAGTCGCGTCGCGATGATATGGAATCTTTAGGATATGTGATGATGTACTTTAATCGCGGCGTATTGCCCTGGCAGGGCATGAAGGCGACCAcca is part of the Drosophila busckii strain San Diego stock center, stock number 13000-0081.31 chromosome X, ASM1175060v1, whole genome shotgun sequence genome and encodes:
- the LOC108607255 gene encoding DNA topoisomerase 3-beta, encoding MRNVLMVAEKPSLAASLAAILSNGRSVPRRGNSSCSTHEWSGQFRNEGTVHFKMTSVCGHVMSLDFISKFNSWDKVDPVELFGCPTEKKECNPKQQMRSFLAQEARGCDTLVLWLDCDKEGENICFEVMDAVQHVIQNVYSPKVTYRAHFSAITEKDIKGAMEKLGHPNENEAKSVDARQELDLRIGCAFTRFQTKFFQGRYGDLDSSLISYGPCQTPTLGFCVKRHDDIQNFKPESFWYLQMLAGHPEFTLDWERGRVFKKDLTNMLLNRVKEHKVATVESVTTKEAFKSKPQALNTVELMRICSSGLGIGPFQAMQIAERLYTQGYISYPRTETNQYPENFDLHAVMHVLTPSSDFGAEARAISSDFQTPRKGKDAGDHPPITPMKLAQRSEFDRDTWRVYEFICRHFMGTVSRDLKYRVTTVKLRAGGEGFSCTSNVLIDAGYTKVMTWLAFGKDEAIPPFVQGTKVAINDVRMSEGQTGPPDYLTEAELITLMEQHAIGTDASIPVHINNICQRNYVRIETGRKLIPTTLGIVLVHGYQKIDPELVLPTMRSEVEHALTLIAKGSADFKAVLRHAIRIFKLKFMYFVDHILSMDMLFEINFSPLAESGKAHSRCGKCRRYMKYIQTKPARLYCTTCDENYTLPNGNVKVYREYKCPLDDFELLAFSTGAKGRSFPFCPYCYNHPPFRDMPKLSGCNSCTHPSCPHSLYTLGISSCVECETGILVLDCTLSPSWKMVCNRCDVIINCFKGAVKVTVEDIRCQDCGAQVVNVVYKPEKSKFKDGSEEKTGCVFCSMDFAHLVEKHRAVASRQVRNGGPRGGPPGGNAGALVNGHGRGGRGGRPPRDKMAQLAAYFV
- the LOC108605486 gene encoding casein kinase I — encoded protein: MDKLIKMMNHRSEIIVGDKYRIIRKIGSGSFGDIYLGVSIQCGEKVAIKMEATNARHPQLLYEYKLYRVLSGGVGIPRIRFYGNEKNFNILVMDLLGPSLEDLFNFCSRHFTIKTVLMLVDQMIGRLDYVHLKCFIHRDIKPDNFLMGIGRYCNKLFLIDFGLAKKYRDPHKRMHIPYREEKNLTGTARYASINAHMGIEQSRRDDMESLGYVMMYFNRGVLPWQGMKATTKKQKYDKISEKKMSTPIEVLCKGYPAEFAMYLNYCRTLRFEESPDYMYLRQLFRILFRTLNHQYDYIYDWTMLKQKTHQNQQQNSSNMLTAEEREREKEKQGSNKTPALTN